From a single Vitis vinifera cultivar Pinot Noir 40024 chromosome 18, ASM3070453v1 genomic region:
- the LOC100243648 gene encoding probable trehalose-phosphate phosphatase J has protein sequence MTNQNVAVSDPKSAIGMAIDVIVSNSSFFSPAVRKPPTVPGGYITISLKKLETGGAGGAGRVGAWVDSMRASSPTHIKSTPLSDSEALSSWMLHHPSALRTFEQITNASEGKQIVMFLDYDGTLSPIVEDPDQAFMSKEMRAAVKDVARYFPTAIVSGRCRDKVYRFVKLSELYYAGSHGMDIKGPAKGRKYKKGDQSLLCQPASEFLPMIDEVYKALLEKTKSTPGAKVENNKFCLSVHFRCVDEQRWTALAEQVRLVLNQYPKLRLTQGRKVLEIRPTIKWDKGNALEFLLESLGYANSNDVFPIYIGDDRTDEDAFKVLRNRGQGFGILVSKFPKETSASYSLQEPTEVMNFLQLLVEWKRRSLQDDILSRD, from the exons atgACCAACCAGAATGTGGCGGTTTCTGATCCAAAATCAGCTATTGGTATGGCGATTGACGTTATTGTGTCGAACTCTTCTTTTTTCTCACCGGCGGTGCGTAAGCCGCCGACTGTACCGGGTGGGTACATCACCATTTCTCTTAAGAAACTCGAAACTGGAGGAGCCGGAGGAGCCGGTAGAGTCGGTGCCTGGGTGGATTCAATGAGAGCTTCGTCTCCTACCCATATCAAATCCACTCCTCTTTCTGATAGTGAAGCCCTGAGTTCCTGGATG CTTCATCATCCGTCAGCTTTGCGCACGTTCGAGCAGATAACGAATGCTTCGGAAGGGAAGCAGATTGTGATGTTTCTCGATTATGATGGTACCCTCTCGCCGATTGTGGAAGACCCAGATCAAGCTTTCATGTCTAAAGAG ATGCGAGCCGCCGTAAAGGATGTCGCCAGATATTTCCCCACTGCCATAGTGAGCGGGAGGTGCAGAGATAAG GTCTATAGATTTGTTAAATTATCAGAGCTCTATTATGCAGGCAGCCATGGCATGGACATCAAAGGACCAGCCAAAGGCCGCAAATACAAGAAA GGTGATCAATCCCTTCTCTGCCAACCCGCCAGCGAATTTTTACCCATGATCGATGAG GTGTACAAGGCCCTGCTAGAGAAAACCAAATCCACCCCAGGAGCAAAGGTGGAAAACAACAAGTTCTGCTTATCAGTACACTTTCGCTGTGTTGACGAGCAG AGATGGACAGCATTGGCCGAGCAGGTTAGATTAGTCCTTAACCAATACCCAAAGCTCAGATTGACTCAAGGCAGGAAG GTATTAGAGATTCGTCCTACCATCAAATGGGACAAGGGAAACGCCCTCGAATTCTTGTTGGAGTCACTAG GATATGCCAATTCTAATGATGTCTTTCCAATCTACATTGGAGATGATCGAACAGATGAAGATGCATTCAAG GTTTTGCGCAATCGAGGACAAGGGTTTGGGATTCTTGTGTCCAAGTTCCCCAAGGAAACAAGTGCCTCTTATTCTTTGCAAGAACCAACTGAG GTTATGAACTTTTTGCAACTTTTGGTGGAGTGGAAAAGAAGGTCCTTGCAAGACGATATATTGAGTAGAGACTGA